A stretch of Phoenix dactylifera cultivar Barhee BC4 chromosome 16, palm_55x_up_171113_PBpolish2nd_filt_p, whole genome shotgun sequence DNA encodes these proteins:
- the LOC113463507 gene encoding protein NARROW LEAF 1-like, protein MWGYMERNIGSYPNLPYPSLQPYASGSQHSESNAAYFSWPTSTQLHGAAEDRANYFRNLQKAVLPGNIDRLPTGKQAATLLDLMTIRACHSKILCRCSLGTAVGFRIRNGALTDIPAILVFVARKVHRQWLSHIQCLPRALEGPGGIWCDVDVVEFSYYDAPTPAPAPKEQLYTQLVDLLRGADPCIGSGSQVASQQTFGTLGAIVKSQTGNRQVGFLTNWHVAVDLDYPNQKMFHPLPPNHGPGVYLGYVARVTSFTTDDVWYGTYASMNPETFVQVDGAFIPFADSFDISNVTTAVKGVGETGDIKSIDLKSPINSLIGKHVVKVGRSSGLTAGTIMAYALEHNDEKGICFFTDLLVVGENQQTFDLEGDSGSLIILMGEDDEKPRPIGFIRGGTANRGRLKLKSDHGPENWTSGVDLGRLLDLLELDLITTSAGLQEAVQKQRRGFGAGFDSTVGDSSPIECSLPKDKNEEISEALGQNIQQQPRLGNVEFHVDMVEVANNVKEYQFIPNFNVPPMHHNQEVSHESRTISPLRDSSDEDLCVSLHLGDREPKRKRSDPASTIESPK, encoded by the exons ATGTGGGGATATATGGAGAGAAATATAGGAAGCTATCCCAATCTGCCTTATCCATCTCTCCAACCTTATGCATCAGGCAGTCAGCACTCTGAAAGCAATGCTGCATATTTTTCGTGGCCGACATCGACCCAACTGCATGGTGCTGCTGAAGATCGAGCAAATTACTTCAGAAACCTCCAGAAGGCAGTTTTGCCTGGAAATATTGACAGGTTGCCAACTGGGAAGCAAGCCGCAACATTGCTTGACTTAATGACTATAAGAGCATGCCATAGCAAGATTTTATGCCGTTGTAGTCTTGGCACAGCAGTAGGATTTCGAATTAGGAACGGAGCACTGACTGACATACCAGCTATTCTTGTTTTTGTTGCTCGAAAAGTTCACAGGCAGTGGCTCAGTCACATCCAGTGTTTGCCAAGAGCCCTTGAG GGTCCAGGGGGTATATGGTGTGATGTGGATGTTGTCGAATTTTCTTATTATGATGCACCAACACCAGCACCAGCTCCTAAAGAACAATTGTACACACAACTTGTGGATTTGTTACGTGGGGCTGATCCATGTATAGGTTCTGGATCTCAG GTAGCAAGCCAACAGACATTTGGAACTTTGGGTGCAATTGTGAAGAGCCAAACAGGCAATAGACAAGTAGGTTTTCTCACAAACTGGCATGTGGCGGTTGATTTGGATTACCCTAACCAGAAGATGTTTCATCCTTTACCTCCCAACCATGGACCTGGAGTGTACCTAGGTTATGTGGCGAGGGTAACGTCTTTCACCACAGATGATGTTTGGTATGGGACATATGCTTCAATGAACCCAG AGACTTTTGTTCAGGTTGATGGGGCATTTATCCCCTTTGCAGATAGCTTCGACATATCTAATGTCACGACTGCAGTGAAAGGAGTTGGCGAGACTGGAGACATCAAGTCTATAGACTTGAAATCTCCAATCAACAGCCTCATTGGGAAGCATGTGGTGAAGGTTGGCAGAAGCTCTGGTCTAACTGCTGGGACTATAATGGCTTATGCTCTTGAACATAATGATGAAAAAGGAATATGCTTTTTCACTGATCTTCTTGTTGTGGGTGAGAACCAACAAACCTTTGATCTTGAAGGTGATAGTGGAAGCCTCATCATTTTGATGGGAGAGGATGATGAGAAACCACGGCCTATAGGGTTCATACGTGGTGGGACAGCTAATCGTGGGAGATTAAAGCTCAAAAGTGATCATGGTCCAGAGAACTGGACAAGTGGAGTTGATCTAGGTCGGCTGCTTGATTTATTGGAACTTGATCTTATCACAACCAGTGCAGGACTCCAAG AAGCGGTACAGAAGCAAAGGAGGGGTTTTGGAGCTGGTTTTGATTCTACCGTTGGAGACTCATCTCCTATAGAGTGCAGCCTGCCAAAGGATAAGAATGAGGAGATCTCTGAGGCTCTAGGTCAGAATATCCAACAACAACCTCGTCTTGGAAATGTTGAATTCCATGTAGACATGGTTGAGGTTGCAAACAATGTGAAGGAGTATCAGTTCATTCCAAATTTCAACGTGCCCCCCATGCATCACAACCAAGAAGTCAGCCATGAATCAAGGACAATTTCTCCACTGAGGGACTCATCAGATGAAGATCTCTGTGTTTCTTTGCACTTGGGGGATCGAGAACCTAAGAGGAAGCGCTCTGATCCAGCCTCAACTATAGAATCGCCAAAATAA